In Hyphomicrobium denitrificans 1NES1, the genomic stretch TGGCGGAGGGCAAGCCATGTGAAGGCCTTTACTTTGTCATCCAAGGACAGGTCCGTCTGACCCGGGGATCCGCTGTAGGACGCGGACATGTCCTTCGTGTCCTCGGTCCCGGAGCAACCTTCAACGAAGTTGCGGTGTTCGACGGCGGCCCCAATTCAGACAGCGCAGTAGCTGTCGGCGCCACCACGGTGGGGCTCATCCCCAAGGGCAACGTCATCGCGCTCATCGAGCGCGATCCGCAGGTTGCCAAGGCTGCACTGCAGCTTATGTCGTCGCGTCAGCGAGCGCTCGGCAACATCGTAGAAGACCTGGCGCTGCGAGACGTAACCAGTCGTGTGGCGCGCCTGCTGCTCGGCTGTATGGGGCAGCATATGCACGTCGTTGAGCAAGCGCCTGACGCCTGCGCGTCTATCACGCATCAGGAAATTGCTTCTATGGTGGGTTCTGTGCGCGAAGTAGTGCAGCGCGCATTGAAGGAACTTGAGCGCGATGGAGCTATCGCGCTCGAGCGCAGTCGTATTCGTATTCGCGATCAAGCCAAGCTCGAACACCGGGCTCACTTGAGCGTGTGATGTGGCTGTTGCGTGTAGGTTGCATCGCAGCCCGGGCGAAAGCGCAAGGCACAACGGCAAGTATCTACGTTGCTGCAAGCGCTTGAAATTTTTGATCTCCGTCGGCCTGTATCGAGCGGACGACGGTCAAGTCGAACAGAGACGGAGACGCCTTTTCGGGCCGCCATGCGGCCTCCTCACCGTCTCCGAGGTAGACTCGACCTCCGGAAAACAAGGGGAATTTTGCTGGCGGTGAGGGCCGGATTCCGGTTTTGCAAGTCGTGTTGGCGGAGAGGGAGGGATTCGAACCCCCGGTACCCTTGCGAGTACTCCGCATTTCGAGTGCGGCGCGATCGACCACTCTGCCACCTCTCCGGAAGCCGTGGCGCCTAACGGCAAGGTGCGGCTTTTAGCTTTGCTTTGCGCGTTGTGCAAGCGGCGTCAGTTCGGCGCACACCACGTCATATCGAGCGCGGTGGTCGCGGGGCCTGTCTTCTCGTAGCCGCGCGCGATGATGCGCCCTTCCCTGGCATCGGCAACCATTGCGAGGCGCGTGTTTTCGTTCAGAATTGGGGGTGTGAGCCACGCGAACGCAGTGTCGAAAGATGTGTCGACGTCTCTCATAATGCATGCGCGGTCGCTGCTCTTGTCGCCGCGCGCATGCCCGTGCCATCCTGGCGTTTCCCAATGGTTGGCTGCGACGTGGGCGCCATCCCTGGCGCCGGCGTCGCGCTCGGAGCGTTCGATGACCGTCGTCTCCGCAGCTTCGGTGCCTGCGAGTGTGAAGATAGCCGGCGTCGAGATCGGCTGCGTGATCAGCATGCGCCGTGCCTCGGCGAAATCCGTGGCTTCTTCGGCGACCTTGCGCAGCAAATGCGCAGGCGTCGGGTGAGGCATATGCCAGACACGTCGGCGGTTCGCGGCCCAATCGACATAGAATAGCCCCGTTGCCCTGCGCATCGGCGCCTGATTGAGCGCTGCTGAAAAGCGTCCCGGAGCCATCACCTGAAGGACGCCCGTGTATCCTGGCCACGTCAACAGCGAGAACGGTCCGGCATCGGCGCCTGAGACTTTTGCGCAAATGAGGTTGGCTCCAAGCCCCGGCGTCTGCCAGTCCAGCACCCGGATCAGACGCGCCGATCGGCCATCCGGCGATGGCGCAGCGCGGCATGTGCAGGCCCATTCATAGTTGACGGAGAAAAAGTAGGCTCCCGGCCGGCCGAGGATGCGCGCGATCTCGTCGATTTCGCGAAGATGCTCGTTATTCCAGCGCGCGAGCCAGGCGCGCGAGACCTTGTCGAGGCCAGCGAGGACGCTGCGTGGATACCGGCGCGATGCTGCATCGAGCAGGGCATGTGCCCGATTTTCGTATGCGCGCAGCGTCGTCAGTGGGAAATCGTGTCCGGTTTCAATGATGGGGATTTCGTTCAGGGGCATTCGGCGTGCCGACATTCCGGGTGCCTCGTTGTCAAATCGTACCCGCATCGTTCCCATGCCCTCGATTCCTGCCGCCTGTACAGCCGCCCCGGATTATCAGGACAGGAAGTGGCTATGGCAGGCCGAATTTGCGAGCCGGCAGGAACTCGATTGCGGCGACGGCCGAAACGCCGCATGGCGATTGACAAGGTGCCTCACTTCGACAATAAACCGCCACTCGCAGGCGGGATAAAATACCGCCTTCAATGCGCTGCCCGAGGCTCGTGCTGGAAATTTCAGCATCCCTTTGAAAGTCCATCGTTTTCGATGGCGCCACAGGGCGCGGAAACAGGCCAATTAAGGCCGGAAGGATTGATCATGTACGCTGTCATTAAGACCGGCGGCAAGCAATACCGCGTCTCCAAGGACGATGTCGTCACCATTGAGCGGGTTCCCGGCGACGCCGGTGCGACGGTTGAGTTCGACCAAGTGCTTATGGTCGGCTCTGGCGCCGACGTTAAGATCGGTGCGCCGGTCGTATCCGGTGCCAAAGTCGTTGCAGAGCTTGTCGAGCAGTCGCGCGGGCCGAAGCTCATC encodes the following:
- a CDS encoding Crp/Fnr family transcriptional regulator, which codes for MIAHTAVATLSDDLLAQLPYFTGLDRRILKEIARAVRRRTFAAGETILAEGKPCEGLYFVIQGQVRLTRGSAVGRGHVLRVLGPGATFNEVAVFDGGPNSDSAVAVGATTVGLIPKGNVIALIERDPQVAKAALQLMSSRQRALGNIVEDLALRDVTSRVARLLLGCMGQHMHVVEQAPDACASITHQEIASMVGSVREVVQRALKELERDGAIALERSRIRIRDQAKLEHRAHLSV
- the rplU gene encoding 50S ribosomal protein L21, which gives rise to MYAVIKTGGKQYRVSKDDVVTIERVPGDAGATVEFDQVLMVGSGADVKIGAPVVSGAKVVAELVEQSRGPKLIAFKKRRRKNSRRKKGHRQDLSIVRITDITGA